The Planococcus liqunii genome includes a region encoding these proteins:
- a CDS encoding iron chelate uptake ABC transporter family permease subunit, with product MRDLHKMLILVGLALAACGVYLFQDLNGSFDYALPRRGVKVFAMVLTGVAIAYATVVFQTISHNRILTPSIMGLDSLYMMLQTLLIFFLGSDHITIVNKQVNFLLSIAVMVIFALLFYQLLFKKNERPIYFLLLVGIICGTFFGSISTFLQVLIDPNEFSIIQDRMFASFNNVNEDLVWTSLVFITLLIAFAWKQNSSLDVLTLGRDTAINLGVNYDALVKQMLVLSAVLIAIATALVGPITFFGLIVANLSYQFFTSYKHSVLLTGSIVISVVALVGGQWVVERIFTFNTTLSVIINFIGGVYFIYLLLKESRSK from the coding sequence ATGCGTGATTTACATAAGATGCTCATACTGGTCGGCTTGGCTTTAGCGGCTTGTGGAGTATACCTGTTCCAGGATTTGAACGGGAGTTTCGATTATGCATTGCCGAGACGCGGCGTAAAAGTGTTTGCCATGGTGTTGACGGGAGTGGCCATTGCCTATGCGACGGTCGTCTTCCAGACCATCTCCCATAACCGGATTTTAACGCCGAGCATTATGGGGTTGGATTCGCTTTATATGATGCTTCAGACTTTGCTGATCTTTTTCCTTGGTTCGGACCACATTACGATCGTCAACAAGCAAGTGAATTTCTTGCTGTCGATTGCTGTCATGGTCATATTCGCCTTACTGTTTTATCAATTGCTTTTCAAAAAGAACGAGCGGCCGATTTACTTTCTGTTGCTGGTCGGCATCATTTGCGGAACGTTTTTCGGAAGTATTTCCACGTTTTTGCAAGTGCTGATTGACCCTAATGAATTTTCAATCATCCAGGACCGGATGTTTGCCAGTTTCAATAATGTCAACGAAGATCTGGTGTGGACTTCACTCGTCTTTATCACGTTGCTGATCGCCTTTGCCTGGAAGCAGAATTCATCATTGGATGTTCTGACGCTGGGCCGCGATACAGCGATTAATCTGGGAGTAAACTACGACGCACTCGTCAAACAAATGCTGGTGCTGTCTGCTGTCTTGATTGCCATTGCCACGGCGCTCGTCGGACCGATCACCTTTTTCGGCCTGATTGTTGCAAACTTGTCTTATCAATTTTTCACCTCGTATAAACATTCGGTGTTATTGACGGGATCCATCGTCATCAGTGTAGTTGCCTTAGTCGGCGGCCAATGGGTAGTGGAGCGGATCTTCACTTTCAACACGACATTGAGCGTCATCATCAATTTCATCGGTGGAGTTTACTTCATCTATTTACTATTAAAGGAGAGTCGATCTAAATGA
- a CDS encoding iron ABC transporter ATP-binding protein: MIQVRELTKLYGKKQVVENVSVDIQRGQITSFIGPNGAGKSTLLSMVSRLLDADTGEVLIDSTNTKKLKSNDFSKRVSILKQSNYMNVRLTIRELVSFGRFPYSKGRLNDEDEKMVDQSIDYMDLKEMENSYLDELSGGQRQRAFIAMVIAQDTDYILLDEPLNNLDMKHSVQIMKILRRLVDDLGKTVVIVLHDINFASVYSDRIVALKNGRVVKDGTTEEIIQSAALKEIYDMDIPIQQMDNCRICVYFNS; the protein is encoded by the coding sequence ATGATCCAAGTTCGTGAATTGACGAAGCTGTACGGAAAAAAGCAAGTGGTGGAAAATGTCTCGGTTGATATCCAGCGCGGCCAGATTACTTCTTTTATCGGACCGAACGGTGCAGGTAAATCCACATTGCTTTCGATGGTTAGCCGGCTTTTGGATGCGGATACCGGGGAAGTGCTCATCGATTCAACCAATACCAAAAAGTTGAAATCGAATGACTTCTCGAAACGCGTTTCCATCCTGAAGCAGTCGAACTACATGAATGTGCGTTTGACGATTCGCGAACTGGTCTCTTTTGGACGCTTTCCTTATTCAAAAGGCCGTCTTAACGACGAAGATGAAAAGATGGTCGACCAATCAATCGACTATATGGATTTGAAGGAAATGGAGAACTCGTATTTGGATGAGTTATCAGGCGGGCAGCGCCAACGCGCGTTTATCGCGATGGTCATTGCTCAGGACACCGACTATATCTTGTTGGATGAGCCGCTGAATAACCTGGACATGAAACACTCCGTTCAAATCATGAAGATTTTGCGCCGCCTGGTAGATGATCTTGGCAAGACAGTCGTCATCGTCCTTCACGACATCAACTTCGCTTCTGTGTATTCCGACCGGATCGTGGCATTGAAAAATGGCCGGGTAGTGAAAGACGGAACAACGGAAGAAATCATTCAAAGTGCAGCATTAAAAGAAATCTACGACATGGATATTCCGATTCAGCAGATGGATAATTGCCGAATTTGCGTGTATTTCAATTCTTAA
- a CDS encoding DUF6612 family protein codes for MKKWMMAIGTGALAMSLAACGETAEPAAGTADKKEANSELTLEEVFAKSQEASEDIKSLHADMVNNQVMSIESAGMEMEIAMDIAMDMTLDPIAFYQKAETTMVSEEMGSPEPMAMEMYMTKEGMYMNDPTIGSWIKMPGENIEDLQAMMEQQTADPSQQLEDLKAFEDDFTFEQSEDEYILKLDAAGEEFQALIDKQMEQFLGQMELEAQTAMEDMKINAVAYEIFIDKETFLPNNMNVDMDIDMNIEGDSVNIQSDLESAYSKYNEIDAITVPAEVIEQAKEME; via the coding sequence TTGAAAAAATGGATGATGGCAATAGGCACAGGGGCATTGGCAATGAGCTTGGCGGCGTGCGGAGAAACAGCAGAACCGGCAGCGGGCACGGCGGATAAAAAAGAAGCGAACAGCGAATTGACGCTGGAAGAAGTGTTTGCAAAATCCCAGGAGGCTTCCGAAGACATCAAGAGCCTGCATGCGGACATGGTAAACAACCAGGTGATGAGCATCGAATCGGCGGGAATGGAAATGGAGATTGCCATGGACATCGCCATGGACATGACATTAGATCCAATCGCTTTTTACCAAAAGGCTGAAACTACGATGGTGTCAGAAGAAATGGGCTCTCCGGAACCGATGGCAATGGAAATGTACATGACAAAAGAAGGCATGTATATGAACGACCCGACAATCGGTTCCTGGATTAAAATGCCGGGTGAAAACATCGAGGATCTTCAGGCAATGATGGAACAGCAAACAGCCGATCCTTCTCAGCAGCTCGAAGACTTGAAAGCATTTGAGGATGATTTCACATTTGAACAGTCGGAAGATGAATACATCCTGAAATTGGACGCTGCCGGCGAAGAGTTCCAAGCGTTGATCGATAAGCAAATGGAACAGTTTTTAGGCCAAATGGAACTGGAAGCTCAAACCGCAATGGAAGATATGAAAATCAACGCCGTAGCGTATGAGATTTTCATTGATAAAGAAACGTTCCTGCCAAACAACATGAACGTCGACATGGATATCGATATGAACATTGAAGGCGACTCTGTCAATATCCAGTCAGACCTGGAATCGGCTTACAGCAAATACAATGAAATCGACGCCATTACCGTACCGGCCGAAGTCATTGAACAAGCAAAAGAAATGGAATAA
- a CDS encoding ABC transporter permease: MKKRYLIPALIILSVISLFVGVSSISITDLFDFQSEETQIFLISRLPRLVAILLAGAGMSMAGLIMQQLSRNKFVSPTTAGTLDATRLGILVSMLLFANASMLEKMTVAFAFALAGTFLFMKILDRIKFKDAIFIPLVGLMFGNILSSVTTFFAYRADVIQNMSAWLQGDFSMIMKGSYELLYISVPVFIIAYFYANRFTVAGMGEDFSKNLGMKYRSVVNIGLVLVALITATVVLTVGMIPFLGLIIPNIVSIFKGDHLQKTLPHTAMLGAIFLLVCDILGRVLIYPYEISISLMVGVIGSFIFLFLLFRGKAYA; the protein is encoded by the coding sequence ATGAAAAAAAGATATTTAATACCAGCATTAATCATACTGTCTGTTATTTCGCTGTTTGTCGGAGTAAGCAGTATCAGTATCACCGATCTGTTTGACTTCCAATCGGAAGAAACACAAATATTCCTGATCAGCCGACTGCCAAGGCTGGTTGCGATTTTGCTGGCAGGTGCGGGAATGAGTATGGCAGGACTCATCATGCAGCAGTTAAGCCGCAATAAGTTTGTGTCTCCTACGACGGCAGGTACATTAGATGCTACAAGGCTTGGGATTCTCGTTTCGATGCTGTTGTTCGCCAATGCATCGATGCTCGAGAAAATGACGGTAGCATTCGCTTTTGCACTTGCCGGAACGTTTCTATTCATGAAAATTCTTGACCGCATCAAATTTAAAGATGCTATATTCATTCCGCTGGTCGGTTTGATGTTCGGCAACATTCTTTCATCCGTCACCACATTCTTCGCTTACCGCGCTGACGTCATCCAGAACATGTCCGCTTGGCTGCAAGGCGATTTCTCAATGATCATGAAAGGAAGTTACGAACTGCTTTACATCAGTGTTCCGGTCTTTATCATCGCTTATTTTTATGCCAACCGGTTCACGGTTGCTGGAATGGGCGAGGATTTCTCCAAAAATCTGGGGATGAAATACCGCAGCGTTGTCAATATTGGACTGGTGCTGGTGGCGTTGATAACTGCTACAGTAGTGTTGACAGTCGGTATGATACCGTTTCTTGGATTGATTATCCCGAACATCGTTTCCATCTTCAAAGGAGACCATCTTCAAAAAACTTTGCCGCATACGGCGATGCTTGGAGCCATCTTCTTGCTGGTATGCGATATTTTAGGAAGAGTATTAATTTACCCGTATGAAATTTCCATCAGCTTAATGGTCGGTGTCATCGGAAGCTTTATTTTCCTCTTCTTATTGTTTAGGGGGAAAGCATATGCGTGA
- a CDS encoding ABC transporter ATP-binding protein, translating into MKLKQFFKYYKPHKRLFIIDFSSAVIVAILELAFPVAVQWFIDDLLPSGEWNTIVTVSVLLLAVFLLSTFLQYIVSYLGHKLGINIETDMREELFTHVQRQSFRFFDNVKTGHVMSRITNDLFDIGELAHHGPEDFFIAIMTFFGAFGIMFWINPKLALVTLIVIPFLVWLITFCNVKMNQAWGSMYGKIADVNGRVEDSVSGARVVQSFTNEEFEINRFKKDNGRFRLAKLVAYKVMAATHSSIYMMTRLLTLIVLVYGAWLNFQGELSYGELVSFVLFLNVLIKPIDKISALLELYPKGMAGFGRFRELLEQEPDILDREDAVEVNGLRGDITFNDVHFGYDDHKKVLNGIDLKLKAGETVAFVGPSGAGKTTICSLIPRFYDIQEGSIAIDGIDIRDMTKHSLRSHIGIVQQDVFLFTGTIRENIAYGKRGASNEEIMAAAKKAHLEEFIRKLPDGYETQIGERGLKLSGGQKQRLAIARMFLKNPPILILDEATSALDTETERVIQEALGELAENRTTLIIAHRLATIRDADRVIVVTEDGIAEQGGYAELLEHDGIFANLHRIQFQQS; encoded by the coding sequence GTGAAGTTAAAACAATTTTTCAAGTACTACAAACCGCATAAGCGGTTGTTCATTATTGATTTCTCAAGCGCCGTCATTGTCGCTATTTTGGAGCTGGCTTTCCCTGTCGCTGTCCAGTGGTTCATCGACGATTTGCTTCCGAGCGGCGAATGGAACACCATCGTGACCGTCAGCGTTCTGCTGCTTGCCGTGTTCCTGTTGAGTACTTTTTTGCAGTACATCGTCAGTTACCTTGGGCACAAGCTCGGCATCAATATCGAAACCGATATGCGCGAAGAGCTGTTCACCCATGTCCAGCGGCAATCGTTCCGCTTTTTTGACAACGTGAAAACGGGACACGTTATGAGCCGCATCACCAATGACCTTTTTGACATCGGCGAACTTGCCCACCACGGGCCGGAAGACTTTTTCATTGCCATCATGACGTTCTTTGGCGCATTCGGCATCATGTTCTGGATCAATCCGAAATTGGCGCTTGTGACCTTGATCGTCATTCCGTTCCTCGTTTGGCTCATTACGTTCTGCAACGTCAAGATGAACCAGGCTTGGGGCAGCATGTACGGCAAAATCGCCGATGTGAACGGACGCGTGGAAGACAGCGTTTCCGGCGCACGCGTTGTCCAGTCGTTTACGAACGAAGAATTTGAAATCAACCGTTTCAAAAAAGACAACGGCCGCTTCCGTTTGGCGAAGCTTGTCGCCTATAAAGTGATGGCTGCGACGCATTCCAGCATCTATATGATGACGCGTTTGCTGACATTGATTGTGCTCGTTTACGGCGCCTGGCTGAACTTCCAAGGCGAATTGTCGTACGGGGAACTCGTCAGTTTTGTGTTGTTCCTAAACGTCCTGATCAAGCCGATCGATAAGATCAGCGCGCTGCTTGAATTGTATCCAAAAGGGATGGCCGGCTTTGGCCGCTTCCGCGAACTGCTCGAGCAGGAACCGGATATTCTCGACCGGGAAGACGCCGTGGAAGTGAATGGCCTTCGCGGCGACATCACGTTCAACGATGTCCACTTCGGCTACGACGACCATAAAAAAGTATTAAACGGCATTGATTTAAAATTAAAAGCCGGAGAAACCGTCGCTTTTGTCGGACCATCCGGTGCCGGAAAAACAACGATTTGTTCATTGATTCCACGCTTCTACGACATCCAGGAAGGGTCAATTGCCATTGACGGCATTGACATCCGTGATATGACGAAGCATTCGCTGCGCTCCCATATCGGCATTGTGCAGCAGGACGTGTTCCTATTCACCGGGACCATCCGGGAAAACATTGCATACGGCAAGCGCGGCGCGAGCAATGAAGAAATCATGGCCGCTGCGAAAAAAGCCCATTTGGAAGAATTCATCCGCAAACTTCCGGATGGCTACGAAACACAAATCGGCGAGCGCGGCTTGAAATTGTCCGGCGGGCAAAAACAGCGCTTAGCGATCGCCCGTATGTTCTTGAAGAATCCGCCAATCCTGATTTTGGATGAAGCGACTTCTGCGCTTGATACGGAGACGGAACGCGTCATCCAGGAAGCGCTTGGCGAACTTGCGGAGAACCGCACGACGCTCATCATCGCTCACCGCTTAGCGACGATTCGTGATGCGGACCGCGTTATTGTGGTGACCGAAGACGGCATTGCCGAGCAAGGCGGCTATGCCGAACTGCTTGAACACGACGGCATTTTTGCGAATTTGCACCGCATCCAGTTTCAACAGTCTTAA